tgttgtagtggtggcaaGTGTGAGAGAATTAGTTTACCAATGGATGGATttgaatgaaaccaagcacccctatttatagctgaagtcAGACGATCAACACGGCCCGTGCCcgcctggcacggccccgtggccatcattctctctcttcctcattaCCTAAAGTGTCAGgtcttgtactaacacggcccTGTGTGTCAATGGCACGGCCCGTGGCCattgtacttgctgtactatctCAGATTCTAGGAATCTTAGAGTTGAACACGACCCGTGTTGccttagcacggccccgtgttggtggTCTGGTTTGTCCTTTGTTGTTGTCTTTTATTCTGCAGAGAATCTTGCCTTGGGAACGGCCCCGTGTCAGAGCTTCTGATCTTGCTATTTTGTTGGTTTGGATGTGGATGGGGGCTTGGCGAGTCGTGTCAATCCTCCTTcattgtatttatgttggtttttgctgtttttttgctccttttgtgcgtttaagctcttttgaccctgtaaattaaaaaggaacaaagaaacaAGCTTTTTCCAATATTAATACCGAAAAAGAGTTGATTTTACgccgtatttgatataatttatatgttgtattttacgcaCATCAGTGTTTAAGTTGTCGGATTTGGTGGTTATGGTTGTTGCCGGAGGTTAGGGTTGGGGGTTTAAAGGCAGCAAAAGGGGTGGTATTTAATATGTTggatatggtggttatggtttTTGCAGGAGGTTAGGGATTGGGGTTTAAAGGCAATGACATTGATGATTCAGATGGTGGTCGTGGTGTAGTGGAAGGTGGTGGAGAAAATGTATAAAGAGAAATGAGGAGATGATATAGGGAAGTTAAATGACAATTTTACCCTCACGTGGGGTCCACATTAGCCCACTTAACGTTTAAAAATGCAAGGTTTTAAAACACAAAGGACGGCCCTTGTCAATATTAAGGGAAATGACATTCATTGCAATTTGGTATAAACATAATGGAAGataagtgtaatttacccttcaATAAATATGTATACTTTTTTTCACATTGTATTATTTATTCAGCCTCGTTGTAATACACTATCACGAGATCAAAGAAGATAGTTTTCTCTCAATCTATGTTTCGCGATGACGATAAATAAAATTCAAGGACAGTCGATATCAAGAGTTGCTTTTTTTAAATAACCAGTGTATTCACACGGTCTATGTCTGAATCTTTCAAGAGTCAACTAAAGATGAACTTAAATTGTTGATAAAGATGATAATCTTCGGAATAGAACATCATTGTTGTCTACACTAATTTTTTTAGAGACGTGTAATTTGTATTTGTATTGATAGATTTATAAATTGTAAATGTAACATTACTTTGTATTTCATTATTACATGTAATCTAATACGTAACTACTTATTATAAATGTTtttaatacattatttttggTACCCAACTCTATGTAATACAATACACGGTCTATAACATAGTATTGTAATATACGTCTTCAACTTTTATAGGTTAACCACTTTGGCTTTACCCAATCCTTTTTAGAAATGGGGTTTTAACATAACTTTAAACCGATTGGAAGTCACAGGACCATATAAGTGTAGAAGTGCACAATCTTGTTCTGGGGTCAAACATTGTCAAAACCATGCTTGAAACCGGGTTTGAGGGGGAAAAGGATTGGTTCGAGTTTGAAACCGAGGTTTAACTTGTTTGGTTCGGCTTAGCTTTACCTGGTGCCAATCCGGTTTCATAGTATAGGTTTATAAATCGATTACAACTTCTAGgttcggttcgggtcgggtctAAACTGGTTCCATCCAAACCGGTACCGGTTCTGATTCCCAAAGCGGCTTTTTTTCACTTCTACATGTAAGACCGCACCCGGGCCTCTTACATATTATTGTCACGTGTTACCTTGTCTACAAAAAATCTCTCTTCCTCCATCAAGTACTTTCTTCATTATATCCCTCATTATACACCATGTGTAGATTTATTTATTTTCCTTGATTATAATTGAAATAGCATTTTGATTCATTGGAATCTTGTGGTTCAAAGCTCAAACCGGTATCATCAAAGGTATTTTGAAGTTATTATTTTCAATCTATACATTAATTTTATGTGAAACTATCAGAATGTTTGTATTCAATTACTTAACACTTCTAATTATCGATATATTATGGTCAAGGGTATTTGCTTGTTGGTTGCAAATAATAAGTGATTGAAGACTTTGCCATGGGATGGAAGAGTGTGACAACTCCAATTAATAACAATGCTAGAAAGAATAATCATTAAATCTTTTGAATAATTTAGTCTTTTATTTTACGTGTTGGTTTTATTGTTGgtataagagttaattacacaaataatCAATGTGGTTTGGCGCTACTGAGGAGTACAGGGATGGTTTCTTGCACTAATTTTCATTAGAGTTTATGTTAAGTTTGTACAAAATAAATAGAGTAAACTTCCATTTTGTTCCCtatggtttggtcgttttaatggttttgccccaattctttaaaaatagtcattttactccctaatgtttcggtttttttttgccagtttgctccacGACTCTAACTAAGTTAAAAATTTTAGTTAAAGTAAGGGTATTTAAGTGAATTCATATAGAAGTATTTACTTTTTATTCTATTATCAACTCCAAAAATCCATTTATTTTATTGAAAAAAAACCATAAGTATTTACAAAGCTCAATCGAAGGGTTAGGGTACTATCAGTTCAAAaccacaacccacatccaccatcTACTCCACCTCTCCTTCCCCATCGCCGGAAAATGTGAACCCATCTGATCAGAAACCATTTACCACCTCCGCCTTCTCCGCTCAAGAACAACTACGGCTGGTGCCCCTTTCTCCGCCCAAGAACATCTCCATCCGTCGCCTCTTCTCCGCTCAAGAACGCTTTCGGTCGCCGCCCACTACTTCTCTCATTTTAGACGGAGTTAATGCCATAATTATGAAACTCATGTATGTGAACTATATTATGTAACTTACTAAGAAACAATATAAAACATTCGATATTAGCGTGGTGGAGAGCTATTGTGAAGAGTATGATCATATTCAACGGTGTAGAGGGAGATAAACTAAATTTGTAAATGGTGTACATCAACTATAACATAGTGCAAAGTTTAAAAGCTTTTGTTTGCCTTCGAAACTTTGAAGCATCCCACAACTCTTTTGAAGTCTTACATTTACTAAAACGATCATAAAGgttaaatttttttgttttatctACACTTGCTAGAACATGTTTCGCCTTTTCTGTTTCGCCTGCCTAGTTCGCGACAATATGCAATCATCAAAGACAATGAAATAAATAAATGTCAACTTAGACACACATACAGAAGACTAAAGTATTAAGAGTACAATCTGATGTGTTTATATGACGACGACCCACATGGTGAAGGAATGTATAGATGCAATTTCAAAGTTTTTATATGCTAAATAAATAAAACCACAAACATAGTATGTAACCAACACTCATTGTCCAGCCGACACGAAACCAGAGAATCAATGGTAGGTTTTCTCAAAACCCCGGCTCATATCAAACCGTAATTACAAAATCCCGAAAAACCAAAACAGCAGTATCATCCATCACATGAAATCATAATCATCATAACCGTCATAACCAGCGTTTACAACAGCTTCATCATCAGGCTTATCCACCAGCAGCTGTTTCTTCTTACCACCTACACAACACAACGTTAAAACTTGAAAAACCGTCTAATAATTACTAAACGTCGCAAATATGTTAGCAATATTAATAGTGCATTAAGTAGTTACCTGTTTTCTTTTTACCAGCCGCAGCTTCTTTCTCTGCTTTCAACTTTTCGTTAGCAATGGCACTTACAGAAGAAGCAACTTCTTTTGCATCAGCAGCTTTTAAAGAGGTCATTGATAATCTCATTACATGCTTTAGCAGTCCAATATAATGAAAGCTTTTCTGCAAATACATTACAAAGTGAGCGACAAACTCCATAAATAAACAAACCAACATAATAATAAAAGGTTTACCTCAAAGGGACGGAGTTTATTAGAAATGAGTTCTGCATATTCTAAAAAGTCGTTTTCGGATTTTGGGATAAAAGTATCAATTGTTTTGTCATCACCCTTCTTACTGGCAAAAAGTTCTGCTGTGTTCTTGTAATCAGCTTCTTCCACGAGCCTGTGATCAATTAGTTGATTACATATAAATCAAAGCTACACATGCCACCCGTATTTGCAGGAGGTTCCTTACCAACTCAAGttcatattttttataaataaacaatagTGATGATAGTTTAGACCCAACCATGGATAAATGGGTCGATTCGGGCTATACTATGCTAATAATCAGTCAAATTCAATTAAAATGTTAAATGTACATGGTTCAAGCCATAGTTATCAAATGCGCTAGGCGCACTctaggcgcataggcctcgcctgtcGCCTAGGCGAGAAGCGCAAAAAAAGCGCGGGCCTGAGAAAAATAAAGCGCAAgcaaataaaaacataaaaaaataaacaacaacaacaaccatacccagtatatcccacaaatagcaaagctactcatagggtctggggagggtggatgtagacagaccttgcctctatccctagggatagagaggcctgCTTCCAGAAGAGACCCTCAGCTCCAAAACGTACAACAAACCAACACatcaagtcaaagaatatagaaaaATAGAATATAGATAAAAGAAGTCACCTATACTAAGAAAGGGATCTGAGTGACACAGTATAATGTAAATAATGTATAATAGCATACAATATCATTCGGGCATATACATAAGAAGTCAATCACCGGTATtcaaaattcctaaaaaaataaTTTATGTATTGAAAAAAACACTTTCTTAAAATTCCTTAAGTATTCAAATACCATAATCCTTATAATAAAACCAAAATCATTATGAATCACCAAAATATCCCAAAACCAAATTGTTCAAACTTGAAAACAAATAAAGTTCAAAAAGTAAATTAAATCATAAATAATTTATATGAAGAAATGAGAATGGTTGAATATACTGCATAATCCTCATAAGGTCAAAATATACTTGTAGTATTGTATGTTTTTCCATCCAAAAAAGGAAGAAGATTATGAAAGTTGTTTTATTAGATTAGGTTCTTATTTGAATAACAAGATATAATATCTCTAACTTTTTTAAATttcaaatattattttttaaagatgtatAAGATTTGATTTGATTGAGATATGATTTCCAAAAAATAGATAAATACCTATAAATATCATCTGGTATATGTATAGATaggatttcaaaaaaaaaattcacgtGGCTTTTTTTTATCTAGGAGGGAAAAGCGCATACAGGTCGACTCGCCCAGAAATATC
Above is a window of Helianthus annuus cultivar XRQ/B chromosome 14, HanXRQr2.0-SUNRISE, whole genome shotgun sequence DNA encoding:
- the LOC110908314 gene encoding eukaryotic translation initiation factor 3 subunit J-A translates to MEDWEDVPDPIVIKKDPKSMWDDEDVDEDGIKDSWEDEDEPAPPPVVAPPPAVKVPKKSTVKPAQEKAKAVEAAKEVPLDPLAEKLRQQRLVEEADYKNTAELFASKKGDDKTIDTFIPKSENDFLEYAELISNKLRPFEKSFHYIGLLKHVMRLSMTSLKAADAKEVASSVSAIANEKLKAEKEAAAGKKKTGGKKKQLLVDKPDDEAVVNAGYDGYDDYDFM